In one window of Vibrio sp. DW001 DNA:
- the modD gene encoding ModD protein, which yields MIYFSDAELDAFLLEDVYRGDITTRSLGIGNVPSKIVFNRKTSGRVAGVYVAQALLVKLGLDVTLFVDDGNDVKAGTTLIEAKGSGERIQQAWKVVQVILEWCCGVAQYTAEMVASVKSINQNAIVACTRKSIPGTRKLATVAVLAGGGRIHRAGLSESVLVFTNHRNLLENPEDWMFQVSSIRRNNPESKVTVEADHLEMVREQVLAKPDIIQLDKFSTHDVLAAQKIVEESGHMIQLSIAGGINKSNVAEFAKTGVALFITSAPYYAGPDDIKVFITPLRHAS from the coding sequence ATGATTTATTTTTCTGATGCTGAATTGGATGCATTTCTACTTGAAGATGTGTATCGAGGAGATATAACCACGCGCTCATTAGGTATAGGTAATGTACCAAGCAAAATTGTATTTAACCGAAAAACCTCCGGAAGGGTGGCTGGCGTGTACGTTGCTCAAGCACTCTTAGTTAAGTTAGGTCTCGATGTGACGCTTTTTGTTGACGATGGTAACGATGTAAAAGCGGGTACAACGCTCATCGAAGCAAAGGGAAGCGGCGAGCGTATTCAACAGGCATGGAAGGTCGTTCAGGTGATTCTTGAATGGTGCTGTGGTGTGGCACAGTATACGGCAGAAATGGTGGCGAGTGTAAAATCTATAAACCAGAATGCAATAGTGGCGTGTACCAGAAAATCAATTCCAGGTACGCGTAAATTAGCCACAGTGGCCGTACTTGCTGGGGGCGGACGCATCCATCGAGCCGGGTTAAGTGAGTCAGTGCTTGTCTTTACTAACCACAGAAATTTGTTGGAAAACCCAGAGGACTGGATGTTTCAGGTTTCAAGCATTAGACGAAACAATCCCGAGAGTAAAGTGACTGTTGAAGCGGACCATCTAGAGATGGTGAGAGAACAAGTTCTCGCAAAACCAGATATCATTCAATTGGACAAATTCTCTACCCATGACGTACTGGCTGCGCAAAAAATAGTTGAGGAATCAGGTCATATGATTCAACTTTCAATCGCGGGTGGAATAAATAAGTCGAACGTTGCCGAGTTTGCTAAGACTGGCGTGGCACTATTCATTACCTCTGCACCTTATTATGCTGGGCCGGATGATATTAAGGTGTTTATTACGCCTTTACGACATGCATCATGA
- a CDS encoding ARMT1-like domain-containing protein — MRSSLDCIPCFMRQALEAGRQISQDEQLIGQALKRIARSLADFNLDLSPPEMGQLIHRILRQEVGSDDPYLQIKKDSTRVALTLVPDVIKHLEQSDNPFEVAVRFAIAGNILDFALMSVWDEHKINSSFDKALNHPIDSDTVEQLRLDLHKAKRVLILADNVGETVFDRFLIEQLPSHLDVTYAVKASPVINDAIADDAVEAGIDKLANVIDNGTDAPGTLLHQCSPSFLAHFNASDIVIAKGQANFESLNTTDRQVYFLTQIKCIVIAEAYGYNVGDWIVTTTSKLRDKAGRELNGVA, encoded by the coding sequence ATGAGAAGTAGCCTAGATTGTATCCCGTGCTTTATGCGTCAAGCTTTAGAAGCCGGCCGTCAAATAAGCCAAGACGAACAGCTCATTGGTCAAGCACTTAAACGTATCGCGCGCAGTTTGGCTGACTTCAACCTTGACCTGTCTCCTCCGGAAATGGGACAACTTATTCATCGAATTTTACGTCAAGAGGTAGGCAGCGATGATCCTTATCTGCAAATTAAAAAGGATTCTACTCGAGTTGCCCTAACACTCGTTCCAGATGTAATAAAACATCTTGAGCAGAGCGACAATCCTTTTGAGGTCGCAGTGCGTTTTGCTATTGCAGGCAATATACTCGATTTTGCTTTGATGTCTGTCTGGGATGAGCACAAGATAAATTCGTCTTTCGACAAGGCATTAAACCACCCTATCGATTCGGATACTGTTGAGCAATTGAGGCTGGATTTGCATAAGGCCAAGCGTGTTCTGATTCTAGCTGATAATGTTGGTGAAACCGTGTTTGACCGTTTTCTGATAGAGCAATTGCCGTCACACCTTGATGTCACCTACGCCGTAAAAGCGTCTCCGGTTATTAACGATGCCATTGCAGATGATGCCGTTGAAGCAGGAATAGATAAGCTCGCTAATGTCATCGATAATGGTACTGACGCACCAGGAACGCTATTGCATCAATGTTCACCATCATTTCTCGCGCACTTTAATGCGTCGGATATCGTTATAGCAAAAGGACAAGCAAACTTTGAATCTCTCAACACGACCGATAGGCAAGTCTACTTCCTTACTCAGATAAAATGTATCGTCATCGCTGAAGCCTATGGCTATAACGTGGGTGATTGGATCGTCACAACCACTTCAAAATTAAGGGATAAAGCAGGTCGCGAATTAAATGGTGTGGCATAG
- a CDS encoding LysR family transcriptional regulator: MNWDSLKFDWNKARAFLVTAEEGSFSAAARALGMSQPTLGRQVSSLEEELGVILIERVNQGIHVTPLGLELLLHLKDMGEAASRFSMSASGQKSEIEGKVRISCTDTMAAYILPNLIRLFHKEEPKIVIEIISSYGITDILRRECDIAIRHSEPEEDDLVARKLPDQLFKLYCSKDIEKSLSDTLEGELIPFVGVVGSNDQIIAELNRLGVLITEENFKCYAGNHVEHWNLVRAGMGVGIMAESIAKQCSDVVEYPKLSAPICVPTWLVTHRERANNLRLKRVYDYIAESLIQILKP, from the coding sequence ATGAATTGGGATTCATTAAAGTTTGATTGGAACAAAGCTAGGGCGTTTTTGGTGACCGCGGAAGAAGGGTCCTTTTCAGCCGCTGCCAGAGCATTAGGAATGAGCCAACCGACTTTAGGTAGACAAGTGTCTAGTTTAGAGGAAGAGCTTGGCGTGATTCTCATCGAACGAGTTAATCAAGGTATTCATGTTACACCGCTTGGGCTAGAGTTATTACTTCATCTTAAGGATATGGGTGAAGCAGCTTCGAGATTTTCGATGTCAGCATCTGGCCAAAAAAGTGAGATAGAAGGAAAGGTCCGTATTTCATGCACCGATACGATGGCCGCGTATATATTGCCAAATCTAATTCGTCTTTTTCATAAAGAAGAACCGAAAATTGTAATAGAAATCATATCGTCTTACGGAATAACCGATATCTTACGCAGGGAATGCGATATCGCTATTCGCCATAGTGAGCCTGAAGAGGACGATTTAGTTGCCCGAAAACTACCCGATCAATTATTTAAATTATATTGCTCAAAGGACATAGAGAAGTCGTTAAGCGACACACTAGAAGGAGAACTTATTCCCTTTGTTGGGGTTGTGGGTAGTAACGACCAAATTATTGCAGAGCTGAATCGTTTAGGTGTCCTGATTACGGAGGAAAATTTCAAATGTTATGCCGGCAATCATGTTGAACATTGGAATTTAGTCAGAGCTGGGATGGGGGTTGGTATTATGGCGGAATCAATAGCTAAACAATGTAGTGATGTCGTTGAATATCCGAAGCTATCGGCCCCAATTTGCGTACCAACTTGGCTAGTCACACATCGAGAGCGAGCAAACAATCTACGTTTAAAGCGTGTTTATGATTACATTGCAGAGTCATTAATCCAAATACTAAAACCATAG
- a CDS encoding class I SAM-dependent methyltransferase, giving the protein MSQQAEFWNHMAAKYFKTPVKNQNVYKSKLDQIRQLLHSNADVLELGCGTGSTALLLSSKVRQYDACDFSESMINIAKTRATEDDIHNISFTVEDIETYSIPSEKYDLVMAHSVLHLINNADSVVEAMMNALKPNGYIVFSLVLLNNIPLPLRWLLMLGQKTGFVPHLVYQRKSELLSPLIRGHFQVQTSWKIDTNNVFVIARKPNEHHV; this is encoded by the coding sequence ATGAGTCAACAAGCCGAATTTTGGAACCACATGGCGGCAAAATATTTTAAGACGCCAGTGAAAAATCAAAACGTCTATAAGTCTAAGTTAGATCAAATCCGTCAGTTATTGCACTCAAACGCCGATGTACTTGAACTAGGATGTGGCACCGGGTCTACTGCGCTTTTACTATCAAGTAAAGTTCGACAATACGATGCATGTGATTTCTCTGAAAGTATGATAAATATCGCGAAGACTCGAGCAACCGAAGATGATATTCACAATATCTCGTTCACTGTAGAAGATATTGAAACTTATTCTATTCCCAGTGAAAAGTATGACCTTGTAATGGCCCATAGTGTATTGCACCTCATCAATAATGCCGATTCAGTCGTTGAGGCGATGATGAATGCTTTGAAACCGAATGGGTATATTGTTTTTAGTCTTGTTTTGCTTAACAATATCCCTCTTCCACTGCGCTGGCTGTTGATGCTTGGCCAGAAAACAGGCTTTGTTCCACATCTGGTTTACCAACGCAAAAGTGAGCTTTTATCCCCACTAATAAGAGGGCATTTTCAGGTTCAGACATCGTGGAAAATCGACACAAATAATGTGTTCGTTATTGCCCGAAAACCGAACGAGCACCATGTATAA
- a CDS encoding HAD family phosphatase: protein MFEVILFDLGRVVVGLGDSPVPKCWLKAENSMPIETWFISEFGQKFEKGQISAVEFTTQFKQQFELEQSVEEIMEAFTAWPTGIFPTMPQTLTELRGRYHLAVLSNTNELHFPRLIEEFGIAEYFDTIFVSHHMHKAKPERAAFEHVLDVLEVAPDKVLFLDDNQQNIEAAASLGIISVQVCGEEQVIQALKSKGVL, encoded by the coding sequence ATGTTTGAAGTCATTCTATTTGATTTAGGAAGAGTTGTCGTTGGTTTAGGTGATTCGCCGGTACCTAAGTGTTGGTTGAAAGCTGAAAATTCGATGCCAATCGAGACGTGGTTTATCTCCGAATTTGGTCAAAAATTCGAAAAAGGGCAGATATCCGCTGTCGAGTTTACGACTCAGTTTAAACAGCAATTCGAATTAGAGCAGAGCGTTGAAGAGATCATGGAGGCCTTTACTGCGTGGCCAACGGGCATCTTTCCAACGATGCCGCAGACGCTTACCGAATTACGGGGTCGTTACCATCTTGCTGTGTTAAGTAATACCAATGAACTGCACTTCCCAAGATTGATAGAAGAGTTTGGTATAGCAGAGTATTTCGATACTATTTTTGTCTCTCACCACATGCATAAAGCAAAGCCAGAACGGGCGGCCTTTGAGCATGTGCTCGACGTGTTAGAAGTTGCCCCGGATAAAGTTCTTTTTTTAGACGATAACCAACAAAATATAGAGGCGGCCGCATCTTTAGGGATTATCAGTGTGCAAGTTTGTGGTGAAGAACAAGTGATTCAAGCGCTTAAAAGTAAAGGTGTGCTGTAA
- a CDS encoding MGMT family protein has protein sequence MDQFLAQIFVVIHQIPSGKVSTYGEIAKMAGYPGYARHVGKALSNLPKGSTLPWFRVINSAGKISLKGDSFARQKEQLEKDGVQVSEMGRVSLKTYKWQL, from the coding sequence ATGGATCAATTTCTAGCACAAATCTTTGTTGTCATTCACCAAATCCCATCAGGGAAGGTCTCGACCTATGGTGAAATTGCAAAAATGGCGGGTTACCCCGGTTACGCTCGACATGTTGGTAAAGCACTTTCGAACCTGCCGAAAGGCTCAACGCTGCCTTGGTTTAGAGTCATCAACAGCGCAGGTAAAATATCATTAAAAGGTGACAGTTTTGCGAGACAAAAAGAACAACTTGAAAAAGATGGTGTGCAAGTGAGTGAAATGGGAAGGGTTAGCCTTAAAACGTATAAGTGGCAACTGTAG
- a CDS encoding YbaY family lipoprotein, which produces MKKTLILVLSIVMGFTLVGCESTKQATEQKEVMMESIKGNINYRQRIALPPNAVVTVTLEDVSLMDVAAKKMAQQIFTTDGTQVPFDFELSYDANKIEEKHRYSVRATIHVNDTLRFTTDTAYQVITDESQTKQVDLNLVAVR; this is translated from the coding sequence ATGAAAAAGACACTAATTTTGGTTTTATCAATAGTAATGGGTTTTACGTTGGTGGGTTGTGAGTCGACTAAACAAGCGACGGAACAAAAAGAAGTTATGATGGAATCAATCAAAGGTAATATCAACTACCGACAAAGAATAGCATTGCCACCAAATGCAGTGGTGACAGTTACATTGGAAGATGTGTCCTTAATGGATGTCGCAGCAAAAAAAATGGCTCAGCAAATATTTACCACCGATGGAACCCAGGTTCCATTTGATTTTGAGTTGAGTTATGACGCGAATAAGATTGAAGAAAAACATAGGTATAGCGTTCGAGCAACGATACATGTCAATGACACCTTGCGATTCACTACGGATACCGCATACCAAGTCATTACCGATGAGTCTCAAACAAAACAGGTAGACTTGAATTTGGTTGCGGTTCGTTAG
- the tesB gene encoding acyl-CoA thioesterase II translates to MSKPLNELLELLQLEQLENELFRGQSENLGLPQVYGGQVIGQALSAARYTVANDRKVHSFHSYFLLPGNPEKPIIYDVENLRDGKSLSTRRVKAIQNGRPIFYLTASYHGDAEGFDHQNSMPDIPGPENFVSETELANQIADFLPEKIKQIFCGEKPIEVRPVTVINPLKPVEAEPKQYLWIKANGSVPDDQLIHQYLLAYASDWGFLVTAMHPHKTTLMTPNFQVATIDHSMWFHRPFKMDEWLLFSIESPTASNARGLVRGEIYNQQGHLVASAVQEGVMRFTK, encoded by the coding sequence ATGAGTAAGCCTCTCAACGAGCTGTTAGAACTTTTGCAGTTAGAACAATTAGAAAACGAATTATTCAGAGGCCAAAGCGAAAACTTAGGCTTACCGCAGGTATACGGAGGACAAGTCATCGGTCAGGCTCTATCAGCTGCACGGTATACGGTGGCAAATGATCGAAAGGTACACTCCTTTCATAGCTACTTTCTTTTGCCCGGCAATCCCGAAAAACCGATTATCTATGACGTAGAAAATCTACGGGACGGAAAGAGTTTAAGCACAAGACGTGTAAAGGCGATACAGAATGGTCGCCCGATTTTTTATCTAACCGCTTCTTATCATGGCGATGCAGAGGGATTCGATCACCAAAACAGCATGCCTGATATACCCGGTCCAGAAAATTTCGTATCAGAAACAGAGCTTGCCAATCAAATTGCCGATTTTCTACCAGAAAAGATAAAGCAGATTTTCTGTGGGGAAAAACCCATCGAGGTTCGCCCCGTGACGGTAATTAATCCGCTAAAACCCGTTGAAGCCGAACCCAAACAGTATCTATGGATAAAGGCCAACGGCAGTGTGCCAGATGACCAACTCATTCATCAGTATCTTCTTGCGTATGCTTCCGACTGGGGTTTTCTTGTTACTGCCATGCACCCTCACAAAACCACATTGATGACACCAAACTTTCAGGTGGCGACGATTGATCATTCCATGTGGTTCCATCGACCTTTTAAGATGGACGAGTGGCTGCTTTTCTCTATTGAAAGCCCAACTGCAAGCAACGCCCGTGGACTCGTTCGTGGTGAAATATACAATCAACAAGGTCATCTGGTCGCATCCGCGGTTCAAGAAGGTGTCATGAGATTTACTAAATAA
- a CDS encoding L-serine ammonia-lyase, iron-sulfur-dependent, subunit alpha, translating to MKRHLWNQFTETVKKEVVPALGCTEPVAIALAASIAMEKLSGQPQNISAFVSPNLMKNGMGVGVPGTGMVGLSIAAAVGAIAGDPNAGLEVLKNITQVDVEKAKALIDDGCVHVGVADVTNVLYSKVSVFDGEKTVSVTIADGHTNVVSIEENGIAIYVPALNIDHEQCHQGLINPFQDANAKDIFDYAIHAPLSDIEFIEAAGQLNDKLSVEGLANDYGLQIGATFQRNVDRGLLSGGLLTEVLTRTSSAADARMDGAMLPAMSNSGSGNQGIAATMPVLVTAQFLKADREASIRALMLANLMAIYIKSHQDKLSALCSTTTAGMGSVSGMTWLLGGDFKQISYAISNMIGDISGMICDGAKPGCAMKVSSSAGAAVKAALMAIDGVRVSQNEGIVADDVDDTIRNLSALVNGSMKQTDVQILDIMVNK from the coding sequence ATGAAAAGACACCTTTGGAATCAATTTACAGAGACAGTCAAAAAAGAAGTTGTTCCGGCCCTTGGTTGCACAGAGCCTGTTGCTATTGCACTAGCCGCTTCTATCGCAATGGAGAAACTCTCTGGTCAGCCTCAGAACATCTCGGCGTTTGTTTCTCCTAATCTTATGAAAAATGGCATGGGCGTAGGCGTTCCTGGAACCGGAATGGTTGGTTTATCCATTGCCGCCGCTGTCGGCGCTATTGCAGGAGACCCGAATGCGGGACTCGAAGTGCTTAAAAATATCACTCAAGTTGATGTCGAAAAAGCGAAGGCATTGATTGATGACGGTTGTGTACACGTTGGTGTGGCCGATGTAACAAATGTCCTTTATTCAAAAGTCAGTGTGTTTGATGGAGAAAAAACCGTATCGGTGACCATCGCTGATGGACACACTAACGTGGTATCTATTGAAGAGAACGGGATTGCTATCTATGTTCCAGCATTAAACATCGATCATGAGCAGTGCCATCAAGGCCTTATTAATCCCTTCCAAGATGCCAACGCGAAAGACATCTTTGATTACGCGATCCATGCGCCCCTAAGCGACATTGAATTTATAGAAGCAGCAGGACAACTTAATGATAAGCTTTCTGTAGAAGGACTTGCTAACGATTACGGACTGCAAATTGGAGCAACCTTTCAACGTAACGTTGATAGAGGGTTGTTGTCTGGCGGTTTATTAACCGAGGTGTTAACGCGTACTTCTTCCGCTGCAGACGCGAGAATGGATGGCGCGATGTTACCTGCCATGAGTAACTCAGGTTCAGGGAACCAAGGAATAGCGGCAACCATGCCGGTACTGGTTACGGCTCAGTTTCTCAAAGCAGATAGAGAAGCAAGTATTAGAGCTCTGATGCTGGCTAACCTTATGGCTATCTATATCAAAAGCCACCAAGACAAGCTCTCAGCATTGTGTTCAACAACCACCGCCGGAATGGGTTCTGTCTCGGGCATGACATGGTTGTTAGGCGGCGATTTCAAACAGATTAGCTACGCTATCTCCAACATGATTGGCGATATCTCCGGCATGATTTGCGATGGTGCAAAACCCGGTTGCGCGATGAAGGTTTCTTCTTCTGCTGGTGCAGCGGTAAAAGCGGCTCTAATGGCGATTGATGGTGTTCGAGTCAGCCAAAATGAAGGTATTGTCGCAGACGATGTTGATGACACTATTCGCAATCTGTCCGCACTCGTTAATGGCTCTATGAAACAAACCGACGTGCAGATCTTAGATATTATGGTCAACAAATAG
- a CDS encoding Lrp/AsnC family transcriptional regulator has product MELDKTDRKLLSMLQVDSTLSLNALAEAVNLTTTPCWKRLKKLEDNGVISKRVALLNPEKLGLLFTAFVLIKTSNHSHEWYSHFVETVTPFPEVMEFYRMAGEYDYMMKVQVEDMKCFDLFYKKMVNSVEGISNVTSTFAMEPLKYTTALPL; this is encoded by the coding sequence ATGGAACTGGACAAGACAGACAGAAAGTTATTGTCGATGTTGCAAGTAGATAGCACCTTATCACTTAATGCGTTAGCCGAAGCGGTTAACCTAACAACAACGCCTTGTTGGAAAAGGTTGAAGAAACTGGAAGACAATGGGGTGATCAGCAAGCGAGTTGCCCTGCTAAACCCTGAAAAGCTAGGGCTTTTATTTACCGCTTTTGTTCTTATCAAAACCAGTAATCATTCACATGAATGGTATAGCCATTTTGTCGAGACGGTGACCCCTTTTCCTGAGGTGATGGAGTTTTATCGTATGGCCGGAGAGTATGACTACATGATGAAAGTGCAGGTGGAAGATATGAAGTGTTTCGACCTATTTTATAAAAAGATGGTCAACAGCGTTGAAGGCATATCCAATGTGACGTCCACCTTTGCAATGGAGCCATTAAAGTACACAACAGCGTTACCGCTCTAA
- a CDS encoding outer membrane beta-barrel protein, translating to MKPLCQFVLTPLLITFVSLPVLAQQTPTNKDYVYLGIGDVGFSPSWAESNTVYKNPSFTIGGGKYYNDNLIFDGFLRYSENQNKAKTIKMDVIQLGVSAILISDKLGDSPIKLYAKTSAISAYQDARSLPNGDYSTSEAGGVFDIGAGFEWDIGSDFWVRGEYLYGYATSGLMVDADYDGFLLTIGKGL from the coding sequence ATGAAACCGTTATGTCAATTTGTGCTGACACCACTATTAATCACATTCGTTTCACTTCCTGTGCTGGCGCAGCAGACACCGACGAATAAAGACTATGTCTATTTGGGCATAGGTGATGTGGGTTTTTCTCCTTCATGGGCGGAGAGTAATACCGTATATAAAAACCCTTCATTTACGATTGGAGGAGGGAAATACTATAACGACAACCTCATCTTTGATGGATTTCTCCGTTATTCCGAGAACCAAAACAAAGCAAAAACGATAAAGATGGATGTTATCCAACTTGGGGTATCGGCTATCCTAATCAGCGACAAGTTAGGCGACTCGCCTATCAAGCTCTACGCAAAGACCTCGGCTATTTCAGCTTACCAAGATGCCCGAAGCCTACCAAATGGTGATTACTCGACGTCTGAAGCCGGTGGCGTATTTGATATTGGGGCTGGGTTTGAGTGGGATATTGGTTCTGATTTCTGGGTACGTGGTGAGTATTTATATGGCTATGCAACATCAGGACTAATGGTTGATGCAGACTACGATGGATTCTTGTTGACCATCGGCAAGGGATTATAG